Proteins encoded in a region of the Geobacillus genomosp. 3 genome:
- a CDS encoding cytochrome d ubiquinol oxidase subunit II: MTLEVIGISVLWLFLFGYIIVASIDFGAGFFSAYSHWANKQHILHRIIQRYLSPVWEVTNVFLVFFFVGIVGFFPKTAYYYGSVLLVPASISIVLLAIRGSYYAFHTYGGTERNWYLLAYGLTGLLIPASLSVVLTISEGGFVERRGGAVVLDYEKLFASPLSWSIVLLSVTSVLYISAVFLTYYANAAGDERARELLRRYALLWSGPTMLSALLIIYQLRYHNPEHYANLWEVAWMLAVSFLLFVVTVWLLWRRRRFGWAFIALLFQYAFAFYAYGISHYPYLLYPHLTIYDGFTNETMAMALIVAFIAGFLLLIPSLYLLMRLFLFNKAYVKGKWEGGKG, from the coding sequence ATGACGCTCGAAGTCATCGGCATCTCGGTGTTATGGCTGTTTTTGTTCGGGTATATTATCGTTGCCTCGATTGACTTTGGGGCCGGGTTTTTCAGCGCCTACAGCCATTGGGCGAACAAACAGCATATTTTGCACCGCATCATCCAGCGCTATCTGTCGCCGGTGTGGGAAGTGACAAACGTCTTTCTCGTTTTTTTCTTTGTCGGGATCGTCGGCTTTTTTCCAAAAACGGCGTATTATTATGGCTCGGTGCTGCTCGTTCCAGCGAGCATTTCCATTGTTTTGCTCGCCATCCGCGGCTCGTACTACGCCTTTCACACATACGGAGGGACGGAGCGGAACTGGTATTTGCTCGCTTACGGGCTGACGGGCTTATTGATCCCCGCTTCGCTGTCAGTCGTCTTGACGATTTCAGAAGGCGGGTTTGTCGAGAGGCGCGGAGGGGCCGTTGTGTTGGATTACGAAAAACTGTTTGCAAGTCCTTTGTCATGGAGCATCGTATTGTTAAGCGTCACAAGCGTCTTGTACATTTCCGCCGTGTTTTTGACGTATTATGCGAACGCGGCGGGGGACGAGCGGGCGCGAGAGCTGTTGCGCCGCTATGCTCTGCTTTGGAGCGGGCCGACGATGTTGTCAGCGTTGCTCATTATTTACCAACTCCGCTACCATAATCCAGAGCATTATGCCAACCTATGGGAAGTGGCGTGGATGTTGGCTGTGTCCTTTTTGCTTTTTGTCGTCACCGTTTGGCTGCTTTGGCGGCGACGGCGATTTGGCTGGGCGTTCATCGCGCTTTTGTTTCAATATGCGTTCGCGTTTTATGCTTACGGCATTTCGCATTACCCGTATTTGCTTTACCCGCATTTAACGATTTATGACGGGTTCACCAATGAAACGATGGCGATGGCGTTAATTGTTGCGTTTATCGCCGGGTTCTTGCTTCTCATCCCGTCTTTGTATTTGCTGATGCGCCTCTTTTTGTTCAATAAAGCGTACGTCAAAGGGAAATGGGAAGGAGGAAAAGGATGA
- the cydS gene encoding cytochrome bd oxidase small subunit CydS produces the protein MQTFLIMYAPLLIVALSVVAAFWAGLKDARIND, from the coding sequence ATGCAAACGTTTTTGATCATGTATGCGCCGCTGCTGATTGTTGCCCTTTCCGTCGTTGCCGCCTTTTGGGCCGGATTGAAAGATGCACGGATCAATGACTGA
- a CDS encoding DMT family transporter produces the protein MAWVYLFVAGVFEIVWAISLKYTAGFTRLWPSVVTVAGMAASFYFLSMATKTLPIGTAYAVWTGIGALGAVIIGMLFLNEPVNAPRIVFLLFILVGIIGLKFTAGQ, from the coding sequence ATGGCGTGGGTATACTTATTTGTCGCCGGAGTGTTCGAAATCGTATGGGCCATTTCGCTGAAATACACGGCCGGTTTTACCCGTCTTTGGCCGTCTGTCGTCACTGTTGCAGGGATGGCAGCTAGTTTTTACTTTTTATCGATGGCAACGAAAACGTTGCCGATCGGCACCGCCTATGCGGTTTGGACGGGAATCGGGGCGCTCGGGGCGGTCATCATCGGCATGCTGTTTTTAAACGAGCCGGTTAACGCGCCGCGAATTGTCTTTTTATTGTTCATCCTTGTCGGAATCATCGGTTTAAAGTTCACAGCTGGACAGTAA
- a CDS encoding YkvA family protein has protein sequence MRKWWKRLRLIVHVRRFLPFLFEFFASREVPVRKKAISVGLLLLYIALPFDLIPDWLALFGIIDDFAVFIFILQQVIKMAPVSLKEKYNL, from the coding sequence ATGCGCAAGTGGTGGAAGCGACTTCGCTTGATCGTTCACGTCCGGCGTTTTCTTCCGTTTTTGTTTGAGTTTTTTGCCTCGCGCGAGGTGCCGGTGCGGAAAAAGGCGATTTCCGTCGGGTTGCTGCTGTTATATATAGCGTTGCCGTTTGATCTCATTCCCGATTGGCTAGCACTATTTGGTATTATTGATGATTTCGCCGTTTTCATATTTATTTTGCAGCAAGTCATTAAGATGGCTCCAGTATCATTAAAGGAAAAATATAACTTATAA
- a CDS encoding TerC family protein: protein MELFSPEFWTALLSIIIIDLVLAGDNAIVIGLAARNLPKHQQKKAIIWGTVGAVVIRALATIFVVWLLKIPGLLLVGGILLVWIAYKLLVEEKGHDDIEAGGSLWEAIRTIIIADALMGLDNVLAVAGAAHGSFLLVVLGLVISVPIMVWGSTLILKWIERFPIIITIGAGVLAWTASKMIVGEPFLKEYFANPVVKYGFELLVVAAVITIGTMKKRKAAKEPQPKAANE from the coding sequence GTGGAGCTGTTTTCTCCAGAATTTTGGACAGCGCTGCTGTCGATTATCATTATTGACCTTGTCTTGGCAGGGGATAACGCGATTGTCATTGGGCTGGCGGCCCGTAACTTGCCGAAGCACCAGCAAAAAAAGGCGATCATTTGGGGAACCGTCGGCGCTGTTGTCATCCGCGCGCTGGCAACGATATTTGTCGTATGGCTTCTGAAAATCCCGGGGCTTTTGCTTGTCGGCGGTATATTGCTCGTTTGGATCGCTTACAAGTTGCTCGTTGAGGAAAAAGGGCACGATGACATCGAGGCCGGGGGAAGTTTATGGGAAGCGATTCGCACCATTATTATTGCCGATGCATTGATGGGGCTTGACAACGTGTTGGCAGTTGCCGGTGCGGCGCACGGAAGTTTTCTCCTTGTTGTCCTTGGGTTGGTTATTTCTGTGCCGATTATGGTGTGGGGCAGCACGCTCATTTTGAAATGGATTGAGCGTTTCCCGATTATTATTACGATTGGTGCCGGAGTCCTTGCTTGGACGGCATCGAAAATGATCGTCGGCGAGCCGTTTTTGAAAGAGTACTTCGCCAATCCAGTGGTGAAATACGGATTTGAGTTGCTTGTTGTTGCTGCTGTCATTACAATTGGGACAATGAAAAAAAGAAAAGCCGCCAAAGAACCGCAACCAAAAGCCGCCAATGAATAA
- a CDS encoding carbon starvation CstA family protein, whose product MKGLKSILLWGLISVLGAAAFAVLALSRGESVNAMWLIVAAVCTYAVAYRFYSRFIARKVFELDDNRKTPAEVFNDGKDYVPTNKWVLFGHHFAAIAGAGPLVGPILAAQMGYLPGTLWIIIGVVLGGAVQDFIILFASMRRNGKSLGEMIKDEMGPVTGFIAALGILGIMIILLAVLALVVVKALVGSPWGMFTIAATIPIAILMGIYMRFIRPGRVAEASLGGFVLLILSIVAGQYVAEHPTLSAMFTLKGETIAILMIIYGFVASALPVWLLLAPRDYLSTFLKIGTIVGLALGILVVTPDLQMPAVTKFIDGTGPVFAGDLFPFLFITIACGAVSGFHALVSSGTTPKMIELESHSRPIGYGAMLMESFVAVMAMVAACILTPGVYFAINSPAAVIGADVAQAAKVISSWGFTLTPDMLTELAKDVGEQTVLSRTGGAPTLAIGMAVILSNVIGGKALMAFWYHFAILFEALFILTTIDAGTRVGRFMIQDIMGTFYKPLGKTDSLVSNLIATTLCVLAWGYFLYQGVVDPLGGINTLWPLFGIANQMLAGIALLFATTVLFKMGKKAYVWVTLVPTTWLLVVTLTAGYQKLFHENVKVGFLSHAKMFQDSLSQGKILAPAANEAQMRQIIMNDYIDATLCAIFMLVVIAMLISALNIWIKVLQNKHVPLKEAPYVPRDGEGAKHYA is encoded by the coding sequence ATGAAGGGGCTAAAATCGATTTTGCTATGGGGGCTCATTTCCGTCCTTGGAGCCGCAGCGTTCGCTGTTTTGGCGTTAAGCCGCGGCGAGTCGGTCAACGCGATGTGGCTCATCGTGGCTGCGGTGTGTACGTATGCGGTCGCCTACCGTTTTTACAGCCGGTTTATCGCCCGTAAAGTATTTGAGCTCGACGATAATCGGAAAACGCCGGCCGAAGTGTTTAACGACGGGAAGGACTACGTCCCGACGAACAAATGGGTGCTGTTTGGACACCATTTCGCCGCCATTGCCGGCGCCGGGCCGCTTGTCGGACCGATTTTGGCTGCGCAAATGGGCTACTTGCCCGGCACGCTTTGGATCATTATTGGCGTTGTGCTCGGCGGGGCGGTGCAAGATTTTATCATCTTGTTCGCGTCAATGCGCCGCAACGGAAAGTCGCTTGGCGAGATGATCAAGGACGAGATGGGGCCGGTGACGGGCTTTATCGCAGCGCTTGGCATTTTGGGCATTATGATTATTTTATTGGCCGTTTTGGCGCTCGTTGTCGTGAAAGCGCTCGTTGGAAGCCCGTGGGGAATGTTCACGATTGCTGCTACGATCCCGATTGCGATTTTGATGGGCATTTACATGCGCTTCATCCGTCCGGGGCGCGTTGCTGAAGCGTCGCTCGGGGGATTTGTGCTATTGATTTTGTCGATCGTGGCTGGGCAATATGTCGCGGAGCACCCGACGCTCTCGGCGATGTTTACGTTAAAAGGTGAAACGATCGCGATCTTGATGATTATTTACGGTTTTGTCGCCTCGGCGCTGCCGGTGTGGCTGCTGTTGGCGCCGCGCGACTATTTGAGCACGTTTTTGAAAATCGGCACGATTGTTGGACTAGCACTCGGCATTTTAGTCGTTACGCCTGATTTGCAAATGCCGGCTGTAACGAAATTCATTGATGGCACCGGACCGGTGTTTGCCGGCGATTTGTTCCCGTTCTTATTCATCACAATTGCTTGCGGAGCAGTGTCCGGATTCCATGCGCTCGTGTCGTCCGGCACGACGCCGAAGATGATCGAGCTGGAAAGCCATTCGCGTCCGATCGGCTACGGCGCCATGTTGATGGAATCGTTCGTTGCCGTGATGGCGATGGTCGCAGCCTGCATTTTGACGCCAGGGGTGTATTTTGCCATCAACAGCCCGGCGGCGGTGATCGGGGCGGATGTAGCGCAGGCCGCCAAAGTCATATCGTCGTGGGGGTTCACGCTCACTCCCGACATGTTGACGGAGCTGGCGAAAGACGTCGGCGAACAAACGGTGTTGTCACGCACGGGCGGGGCGCCGACGCTGGCGATCGGGATGGCGGTCATTTTGTCGAACGTCATTGGCGGCAAGGCATTGATGGCGTTTTGGTACCACTTCGCCATCTTGTTTGAAGCGCTGTTCATTTTGACGACGATTGACGCCGGCACGCGCGTCGGCCGTTTCATGATCCAAGACATTATGGGAACGTTCTACAAGCCGCTCGGCAAAACGGATTCGCTCGTATCCAACTTGATCGCGACGACGCTTTGTGTCCTGGCTTGGGGCTACTTCTTGTATCAAGGGGTTGTCGACCCACTCGGCGGCATTAACACGCTATGGCCGTTGTTTGGCATCGCCAACCAAATGCTCGCCGGCATCGCCCTGTTGTTTGCGACAACGGTCTTGTTTAAAATGGGCAAAAAAGCGTACGTTTGGGTCACGCTCGTGCCGACGACATGGCTTTTGGTCGTCACGTTGACGGCGGGATACCAAAAGCTATTCCACGAAAACGTTAAAGTCGGTTTCTTATCGCATGCGAAAATGTTCCAAGACAGCCTGAGCCAAGGAAAAATCTTAGCGCCGGCCGCGAATGAGGCGCAAATGCGGCAAATTATTATGAACGATTATATTGATGCGACATTGTGCGCGATTTTCATGCTTGTAGTGATCGCAATGCTTATTTCCGCATTGAACATCTGGATCAAAGTGCTGCAAAACAAACATGTGCCGCTCAAAGAAGCGCCGTACGTGCCGCGCGATGGAGAAGGAGCGAAGCATTATGCCTAA
- a CDS encoding YbdD/YjiX family protein, with the protein MPKWLQTVLAYRRQFLDLLVGVPNYEKYVEHMKTHHPGEPIKSRKEFFCEAQEARYNAKGGKVSRCC; encoded by the coding sequence ATGCCTAAATGGCTGCAAACCGTTTTGGCTTACCGCCGGCAGTTTCTCGACTTGCTTGTCGGCGTGCCAAACTATGAAAAATATGTCGAACATATGAAAACCCATCATCCGGGCGAGCCGATCAAGTCGCGGAAAGAGTTTTTCTGCGAAGCGCAAGAGGCGCGCTATAACGCCAAAGGCGGCAAAGTATCGCGCTGCTGCTAG
- a CDS encoding ketopantoate reductase family protein, producing the protein MRILVVGAGAVGGYFGGRLLEKGVDVTFLVRERRKRELEERGLVIRSVHGDAVLAPKLIAAGERTEPFDLVVFSNKAYHLAGAIADAKPYVGETTMILPLLNGMAHMDVLQESFGDDKVLGGLCFIETTLNEKGEIVQTSPAHEVRFGEWSGERTERGEALESLFAGANARFRLSERIVSDMWNKYLFIATMSGVTTLFRAPIGPVRSGEYGGAIISRLLGEIKTIMQAHGAPLTEEMAERQRAQLEQIAPTMKSSMQRDMEKGLPIEADHLQGYLLQLAKRYDIHAPTLETVYHNLKIYEAGRTANEH; encoded by the coding sequence ATGCGCATTCTTGTAGTGGGAGCAGGGGCGGTTGGCGGCTATTTCGGCGGACGCCTGCTTGAAAAAGGCGTCGATGTGACATTTCTCGTCCGTGAGCGGAGAAAGCGGGAGCTTGAGGAGCGCGGGCTTGTCATCCGCAGCGTCCACGGCGATGCAGTGCTCGCGCCGAAACTGATCGCGGCCGGTGAACGGACGGAGCCGTTCGATCTTGTCGTATTTTCAAACAAGGCGTATCACTTGGCGGGCGCCATCGCTGATGCCAAACCGTACGTCGGTGAGACAACGATGATTTTGCCGCTGTTAAACGGCATGGCCCATATGGATGTGTTGCAGGAGTCATTTGGCGATGACAAGGTGTTGGGAGGCCTTTGTTTCATCGAAACGACGCTAAACGAAAAAGGGGAAATCGTCCAAACAAGTCCGGCGCATGAAGTTCGTTTCGGTGAGTGGTCCGGCGAACGGACGGAGCGGGGTGAAGCGTTGGAATCGCTGTTTGCCGGCGCCAACGCCCGTTTCCGGCTAAGCGAACGGATCGTTTCAGACATGTGGAACAAATATTTATTTATTGCAACGATGTCGGGCGTAACGACGCTGTTTCGCGCTCCGATCGGGCCGGTTCGTTCCGGTGAGTATGGAGGCGCCATTATCAGCCGGTTGCTTGGGGAAATCAAAACGATCATGCAGGCGCACGGCGCGCCACTCACCGAGGAGATGGCCGAGCGGCAGCGCGCTCAGCTCGAACAGATCGCCCCGACGATGAAGTCATCAATGCAGCGCGATATGGAAAAAGGGCTGCCGATTGAAGCTGATCATTTGCAAGGGTATTTGCTGCAGCTGGCGAAACGATATGACATCCATGCCCCGACGCTTGAAACCGTATATCATAACTTGAAAATTTACGAGGCGGGCCGCACCGCTAACGAACATTGA
- a CDS encoding glycoside hydrolase family 13 protein produces the protein MKKTWWKEGVAYQIYPRSFMDANGDGIGDLRGIIEKLDYLVELGVDIVWICPIYRSPNADNGYDISDYQAIMDEFGTMDDFDELLAEAHRRGLKVILDLVINHTSDEHPWFIESRSSRDNPKRDWYIWRDGKDGREPNNWESIFGGSAWQYDERTGQYYLHIFDVKQPDLNWENDEVRRALYAMINWWLDKGIDGFRVDAISHIKKKPGLPDLPNPKGLTYVPSFAGHMNQPGIMEYLKELKEQTFARYDVMTVGEANGVTVDEAEQWVGEETGVFNMIFQFEHLGLWKRRTDGSIDVRRLKRTLTKWQKGLENRGWNALFLENHDLPRSVSTWGNDRDYWAESAKALGALYFFMQGTPFIYQGQEIGMTNVQFRDIRDYRDVAARRLYELERANGRTHEEAMEIIWKTGRDNSRTPMQWSSGPNAGFTTGTPWIKVNENYRTINVEAEQRDPNSVWSFYRKMIQLRKANELFVYGTYDLLLENHPSIYAYTRTLGRDRALVVVNLSDRPSLYRHDGLRLQSHQLALGNYPVPTHKNATRFKLKPYEVRVYIWKE, from the coding sequence TTGAAGAAAACATGGTGGAAAGAGGGCGTCGCCTATCAAATTTATCCGCGCAGCTTTATGGATGCCAACGGCGACGGCATCGGTGATCTTCGCGGCATTATTGAAAAACTTGATTATTTAGTGGAACTCGGGGTTGACATCGTATGGATTTGCCCGATTTACCGGTCGCCGAACGCCGATAACGGATACGATATTAGCGATTATCAAGCGATTATGGATGAGTTTGGGACGATGGACGATTTCGATGAACTGCTCGCTGAAGCGCACCGGCGCGGGCTGAAAGTCATTTTGGATTTGGTCATCAACCATACGAGCGATGAGCACCCATGGTTCATCGAGTCGCGGTCATCGCGCGACAACCCGAAACGCGATTGGTACATTTGGCGCGATGGCAAAGATGGACGTGAGCCGAACAACTGGGAAAGCATTTTCGGCGGTTCGGCATGGCAATACGATGAGCGGACGGGGCAATATTACTTGCATATTTTTGACGTCAAACAGCCCGACTTGAACTGGGAAAACGACGAAGTGCGGCGGGCGCTTTATGCGATGATCAACTGGTGGCTTGATAAAGGCATCGACGGCTTTCGCGTTGACGCCATTTCGCATATTAAGAAAAAGCCGGGACTGCCGGATTTGCCGAATCCGAAGGGGCTGACGTATGTGCCGTCGTTCGCCGGGCATATGAACCAGCCGGGCATTATGGAGTATTTAAAAGAATTGAAGGAGCAAACGTTTGCGCGTTATGATGTTATGACAGTTGGCGAAGCGAACGGAGTCACAGTCGATGAGGCGGAACAATGGGTCGGGGAAGAAACCGGCGTGTTCAATATGATTTTTCAGTTTGAGCATCTAGGGCTATGGAAAAGGCGGACTGACGGTTCCATCGATGTCCGGCGCCTGAAGCGGACGTTGACGAAATGGCAAAAAGGGCTTGAAAACCGCGGGTGGAATGCGTTGTTTTTGGAGAACCACGATTTGCCTCGCTCTGTTTCGACGTGGGGGAATGACCGCGACTATTGGGCGGAAAGCGCCAAGGCGCTCGGCGCGCTCTATTTTTTTATGCAAGGGACGCCGTTCATTTATCAGGGGCAGGAGATCGGGATGACGAACGTGCAATTCCGTGATATTCGTGATTACCGCGATGTCGCCGCCCGGCGTCTGTATGAACTTGAACGGGCGAATGGCCGGACGCATGAGGAAGCGATGGAGATCATTTGGAAAACCGGACGCGACAACTCGCGCACCCCGATGCAATGGTCTAGTGGGCCGAACGCTGGATTTACAACCGGTACGCCATGGATCAAGGTGAACGAAAATTACCGCACGATTAACGTCGAGGCTGAACAGCGCGATCCGAATTCCGTTTGGTCGTTTTACCGGAAAATGATCCAGCTGCGCAAAGCGAACGAGTTGTTCGTGTATGGGACGTACGATTTGCTTTTGGAAAACCACCCATCCATTTACGCGTATACAAGAACGCTCGGCCGTGACCGGGCGCTTGTGGTCGTCAACTTGTCGGATCGCCCTTCGCTTTACCGCCATGACGGCCTTCGCCTTCAATCGCACCAGTTGGCGCTTGGCAACTATCCGGTTCCGACGCATAAAAATGCGACGCGCTTTAAGCTCAAGCCGTATGAAGTCCGTGTCTACATCTGGAAAGAATAA
- a CDS encoding YfiT family bacillithiol transferase: MSTIDPIRYPIGTFQAPAQFRTEDVQQWIADVRRLPDAVRAAVADLNDEQLNTPYRDGGWTVAQVVHHLADASMNAFLRTKWGLTEEAPTVKPFIESEWAKTADARTLSIESSLLLLDGLHARWAMLLESMTEANFHRLVHPEGALQPMPLYVLTALYTWHGKHHTAQITSLRERKGW, from the coding sequence GTGTCAACGATCGATCCGATCCGCTATCCGATCGGAACGTTTCAAGCGCCGGCGCAGTTCCGGACGGAAGACGTGCAGCAGTGGATTGCCGATGTCCGCCGGCTGCCTGACGCGGTGCGGGCTGCTGTCGCCGATTTAAACGATGAGCAATTGAACACGCCATATCGCGACGGCGGCTGGACGGTGGCTCAAGTTGTCCACCATTTGGCCGATGCCAGCATGAACGCGTTTTTGCGCACGAAATGGGGATTGACGGAAGAGGCGCCGACCGTTAAACCGTTTATCGAAAGCGAATGGGCCAAAACAGCTGATGCCCGCACATTGTCGATCGAATCGTCGCTTTTATTGCTTGACGGGCTGCATGCACGGTGGGCGATGCTGCTCGAGTCAATGACAGAAGCGAATTTTCATCGCCTCGTCCACCCGGAAGGAGCGTTGCAGCCGATGCCGCTGTACGTATTGACCGCGCTGTATACATGGCACGGGAAGCACCATACCGCGCAAATTACATCATTGCGGGAACGGAAAGGATGGTAA
- a CDS encoding MFS transporter, giving the protein MNAQQKQVVAEQKEKIWTRNFVLICLANFFIFLGFQMTLPTLPLFVEQLGGNDQLIGLVVGVFTFSALVVRPFAGHALETRGRRFVFLFGLFIFVISVGSYSFISGIFLLFLMRVVQGVGWGFSTTASGTVATDIIPANRRGEGMGYYGLSGNIALAFGPSLGLVLAAAIPFSHLFMICAALGVASLLFAAAITYKKAEAGDRQEENKWDLYERTALIPSVLLFFLTVTFGGIASFLPLYTAQKGIGGLQLYFLLYALALMVTRTFAGQLYDRKGHRAVFLPGAGLILLAMLMLAWLPGEWALLTAAVLYGFGFGMVQPGLQAWSVERAPVHRKGMANATFFSFFDLGVGIGAIVFGQVSHWFGYPSIYLASAGSVLVSMLVYLSVVRKEQPLRPGQERNA; this is encoded by the coding sequence ATGAATGCGCAACAAAAGCAAGTTGTTGCGGAACAGAAGGAAAAAATTTGGACACGCAATTTCGTTTTAATTTGCCTGGCCAACTTTTTCATCTTTCTCGGGTTTCAAATGACGTTGCCGACATTGCCGCTGTTTGTCGAACAGTTAGGCGGCAATGATCAGTTAATCGGCCTTGTTGTCGGGGTGTTTACGTTTTCAGCGCTCGTTGTCCGTCCGTTTGCCGGCCATGCGCTTGAGACGAGGGGACGGCGGTTTGTGTTTTTGTTCGGTTTGTTTATTTTTGTTATTTCGGTCGGCTCGTATAGTTTCATTTCCGGCATTTTTCTTCTCTTTTTGATGCGGGTTGTTCAAGGGGTCGGCTGGGGATTTTCGACAACGGCGTCCGGCACGGTGGCAACGGACATTATCCCGGCGAACCGCCGTGGAGAAGGGATGGGCTATTACGGATTGTCGGGGAACATCGCCCTCGCTTTTGGACCGTCACTCGGACTCGTGCTGGCGGCTGCCATTCCGTTCAGCCATTTATTTATGATTTGTGCGGCGCTCGGTGTAGCCTCCTTATTGTTTGCCGCTGCCATTACATATAAAAAGGCGGAGGCAGGGGATAGACAAGAGGAGAACAAATGGGACCTTTACGAAAGGACGGCCTTAATTCCATCGGTGCTGCTGTTCTTTTTAACGGTGACGTTTGGCGGCATCGCTTCGTTTTTGCCGCTGTATACGGCGCAAAAAGGGATCGGCGGCTTGCAGCTGTACTTTTTGCTTTACGCGCTCGCTTTAATGGTAACGCGGACGTTCGCCGGCCAACTGTATGACCGGAAAGGGCATCGGGCTGTCTTTCTCCCGGGGGCGGGGCTTATTTTGCTTGCGATGCTGATGCTCGCCTGGCTGCCAGGGGAGTGGGCGTTGTTGACTGCAGCAGTGCTGTACGGATTTGGGTTCGGCATGGTGCAGCCGGGGTTGCAGGCATGGTCGGTCGAGCGGGCGCCTGTTCACCGGAAAGGAATGGCGAACGCAACGTTTTTCTCGTTTTTTGACTTGGGAGTTGGCATCGGAGCGATCGTCTTTGGTCAAGTTAGCCATTGGTTTGGCTACCCGAGCATTTATTTAGCGTCCGCCGGTTCGGTGCTTGTTTCCATGCTCGTTTATTTGAGCGTGGTGCGCAAAGAACAGCCGCTCCGCCCGGGGCAAGAAAGAAACGCTTAA
- a CDS encoding class I SAM-dependent rRNA methyltransferase: MAKVMLKRQRKKRLEQGHPWIFQSEVDRIEGDVKPGDFVDVYNHQGYWLAKGYINPASQIIVRVLTQNPEDELDERFFIRRIRQAWAYRERMIPGVRSCRAVYGEADFLPGLIVDKYEDVLVVQILSLGMEKRRDWILHGLLDVFSPRAVYLRNDVYVRELEGLEQEKGFWYGEAETEVEIEENGVKYIVDIEGGQKTGFFFDQRQNRAALRPLIGPETTVLDCFTHTGSFMLNACLYGAKHVTAVDISEHAIETAKRNAALNGFTNVEFVVANAFDYLREAVRAGKQWDVVIIDPPAFAKSAHAVSKALRGYKDINLNGLKLVKDGGFFVTSSCSYHVRPHRFQEMVADAAFDAKKVLREVYWNGAGYDHPKLLAADEGDYLKFAIYEVHSRR, encoded by the coding sequence ATGGCAAAAGTCATGTTAAAACGGCAGCGGAAAAAACGGCTCGAACAAGGCCATCCGTGGATTTTCCAAAGCGAAGTCGACCGCATCGAAGGCGACGTCAAGCCGGGCGACTTCGTCGATGTCTATAACCATCAAGGCTATTGGCTGGCGAAAGGATACATTAACCCGGCCTCGCAAATCATCGTGCGCGTGCTGACGCAAAATCCCGAGGATGAACTCGATGAGCGCTTTTTTATTAGGCGCATCCGCCAAGCGTGGGCGTACCGCGAACGGATGATTCCGGGCGTCCGCTCATGTCGCGCCGTCTACGGCGAAGCCGACTTTCTTCCGGGGCTCATCGTCGATAAATATGAGGACGTGCTTGTAGTACAAATTTTGTCGCTTGGGATGGAAAAACGCAGAGATTGGATTTTGCACGGCTTGCTTGACGTGTTCTCACCAAGAGCCGTTTATTTGCGCAATGATGTATACGTCCGCGAACTGGAGGGGCTCGAACAAGAAAAAGGCTTTTGGTACGGAGAAGCGGAAACCGAAGTCGAAATCGAGGAAAACGGTGTCAAATATATTGTTGATATTGAAGGCGGTCAAAAAACCGGCTTTTTCTTCGATCAGCGGCAAAACCGCGCTGCTCTGCGCCCGCTTATCGGCCCGGAGACGACGGTGCTTGACTGTTTCACCCATACCGGCTCCTTTATGTTAAACGCCTGTCTGTACGGGGCAAAGCACGTCACCGCCGTCGACATTTCCGAACATGCGATTGAAACAGCAAAACGAAACGCCGCCTTAAACGGGTTTACAAATGTGGAATTTGTCGTCGCCAATGCGTTTGACTATTTACGCGAAGCGGTGCGGGCTGGCAAACAGTGGGATGTCGTCATCATCGACCCGCCGGCGTTCGCCAAATCGGCCCACGCGGTATCAAAGGCGCTGCGCGGCTATAAGGACATCAATTTAAACGGGCTGAAGCTTGTCAAAGACGGCGGCTTTTTCGTCACATCGAGCTGCTCATATCACGTTCGCCCCCATCGATTTCAAGAAATGGTCGCCGACGCGGCGTTTGACGCCAAAAAAGTGCTGCGCGAAGTGTACTGGAACGGCGCCGGCTATGACCACCCGAAACTGCTCGCTGCCGATGAAGGCGACTATTTAAAATTTGCCATTTATGAAGTGCATTCCCGACGTTAA